In the genome of Kwoniella shandongensis chromosome 6, complete sequence, one region contains:
- a CDS encoding phosphoglycerate kinase → MSLSSKLSITDVALKGERVLIRVDFNVPQDKELNITNPARIVAALPTIKYALDQGAKSVILMSHLGRPDGSPNSKYSLKPVAAKLSELLSRDVKFLDDCVGEDVKKAVLAGDNGQVFLLENLRFHVEEEGKGKKGDEKIKADPENVKKFREDLTALGTVYINDAFGTAHRAHSSMVGVQLPQRAAGFLMKKELEYFAKVLESPERPFLAILGGAKVADKIQLIENMLDQVNTLIICGGMSFTFKKTLNNVEIGTSLFDEDGSKKVAELVEKAKKNNVKLVFPVDYVTADKFDKDAKTGEATDESGIPSDWMGLDAGPKSREIFAQTVAEAKTILWNGPAGVFEFPAFAQGSDALLDACIKAAQNGSTVIVGGGDTATLVAKAGKEDALSHVSTGGGASLELLEGKTLPGVAELSEKK, encoded by the exons atgtccctctcctccaagcTCAGCATCACCGACGTCGCTCTCAAGGGCGAGCGGGTACTCATTCGAGTTGACTTCAACGTCCC CCAAGACAAGGAGCTCAACATCACTAACCCTGCT CGTATCGTCGCTGCTCTCCCTACTATCAAATATGCTCTtgaccaag GCGCCAAGTCCGTCATCCTCATGTCTCACCTCGGTCGACCCGACGGTTCCCCCAACTCCAAATACTCCCTCAAGCCCGTTGCTGCCAAGCTCTCCGAGCTCCTCAGCCGGGACGTCAAGTTCCTTGACGATTGTGTTGGtgaggatgtcaagaaggCTGTCTTGGCCGGTGACAATGGCCAGGTCTTCTTGCTTGAGAACTTGAGATTCCacgttgaggaggagggtaagggcaagaagggcgatgagaagatcaagg CCGACCCCGAGAACGTCAAGAAGTTCAGGGAGGACCTCACCGCTCTTGGTACAGTCTACATTAACGATGC CTTCGGTACCGCCCACCGAGCCCACTCTTCCATGGTCGGTGTCCAGCTCCCTCAGCGAGCTGCCGGTTTCCtcatgaagaaggagctcgagTACTTCGCCAAGGTCCTCGAGAGCCCCGAGAGGCCCTTCTTGGCCATCCTCGGTGGTGCCAAGGTCGCCGACAAGATCCAGCTTATCGAGAACATGCTTGACCAG GTCAACACCCTTATCATCTGTGGTGGTATGTCTTTCACCTTCAAGAAGACCCTTAACAAcgttgag ATCGGAACCTCTctcttcgacgaggatggatCTAAGAAGGTTGCCGAGCTCGTCGAGAAGGCTAAGAAGAACAACGTCAAGCTTGTCTTCCCCGTTGACTACGTCACGGCCGACAAGTTCGACAAGGACGCCAAG ACCGGCGAGGCCACTGACGAGTCTGGTATCCCCTCCGACTGGATGGGTCTCGACGCTGGACCCAAGTCCCGAGAGATCTTCGCACAGACCGTTGCCGAGGCCAAGACCATCCTCTGGAACGGACCCGCTGGTGTCTTCGAATTCCCCGCCTTTGCCCAAGGTTCCGATGCCCTCCTCGATGCCTGTATCAAGGCTGCTCAGAACGGCTCTACCGTcattgtcggtggtggtgacacCGCTACTCTCGTTGCCAAGGCTGGTAAGGAGGACGCTTTGAGCCACGTCAGcactggtggtggtgccaGTTTGGAGTTGCTCgagggcaag ACATTGCCCGGTGTCGCcgagttgagcgagaagaagtAA